The sequence CGGTGCAGGAGTTTTTGGACAACGTCAAAAAGGAAGTGCCGCAGCTTTTTGAGTCCGAAGAATACATCGCCCGCAAGAACGAGATTATGGAAGCGCATGAAAAGCAAGTGCGCGAATTCTATAAGGGCGTGGAAGAAAAGGTAAAGGACACGGACCTTGTGGTGGTGAACATGCAGATGGGTCCGGTGCAGCGACCCGACGTGGTACCCCTGGTGGACGGGGAGCCGAAGCGCATGGTCGAGGTGGAGGAGATGGTGGAGAAGGGGCGCTTCCCCCAGGAAGAGCTGGAACGCCTCAAGCAGCGCCGTCTGGAGGTCAAGGAGGAGCTGGACCAGATCGTCATTCAGGTCAAGCAGCTCAACAAGGAGGTCAAGGACAAGAGCGAGGAAGTGGACCGGCTCATGTTTCTGGCCCTGGCCAGGGAGCACATGCAGCCCCTGCGCGACGAATTTTGCCAGGGTGACAACGCCGAAAAGATCGAACGCCATTTGGACGCGGTGCTCGACGACATGGTGGAGAACATGGACGCCCTGAAGATGCTCGGTGCCAAGCCGCAGCAGGCCGGGCCAATGATGATGATGGCGCCGCCCCCGGAAGTGGTCTTTCATCCCTACCAGGTGAATCTGCTGGTGGACAATGCCGAGCAGGACGGCCCGCCCGTGATCATCGAATCCTACCCCACCTATCGGAACCTGTTCGGATCCATTGAGCGCATCATGGACCGCAACGGCGGCTGGCGGACGGATTTTACCAAGATCAAGGCGGGATCCTTTGTCAAGGCCAACGGCGGCTTTTTGGTGCTCAACCTCATGGACGCCATTATGGAGCCGGGGGTCTGGCAAACCCTGAAGCGTTCGCTCAAAACCGAAGCCATTGAGATACAGACCTTTGATCCCTATTACTTCATCACGGCCACGGGCCTGAAGCCGGAATCCATCCCCATGCAGGTCAAAGTGGTGGTCACCGGCGATCCGCGCCTGTATCACCTGCTGCGCCACTACGACCCGGACACGCAGAAAATATTCAAGGTCCGGGCGGATATCGAAACCAGCATGGACCGCACGGACGAGAACGTGCTGCAGGTGGCCCGCTTTGTACGGGCCGTGGTCCAGCGCCATGAACACAAGCCCTTCCATGCCTCGGCTGTGTCGCGCATCACGGAACGGGCCGTGCGCATGGCCGGGCGGCAGGAAAAAATCTCCACCGCGTTTCCCCGGCTCTCGGACCTGGTGGACGAGGCTGCCTACTTCGCAAGCCGGTGCTCTGCGTGCGATACGGTCACGGCCGAACATGTGGAGCAGGCTGTGGAGGCCAAGATTCATCGTTCCAACCAGATTGAGGAACAGCTCCAGGAGATGATCGACCGCGGTTCCCTGTTCGTGGATACGGACGGAAGCGAGGTGGGGCAGATCAACGGCCTTGCCGTGTATTCCATGGGCGACCACATGTTCGGCAAGCCTTCGCGCATCACGGCCGTGACCAGTCTGGGCAAGGAAGGGGTCATCAACATCGAGCGGGAGGCGGACCTTTCCGGTCCCACGCACAACAAAGGCATGCTCATCCTTGCGGGCTGGCTGCGGCGTATGTTCGCCCAGGACAAGCCCATGGCCCTGGCCGCGTCCATTGCGTTTGAACAGAGCTATGGCGGCGTGGACGGCGATTCCGCATCCAGCACCGAGCTGTACGCCCTGCTTTCCAGCCTATCCGGGCTGCCCATCCGTCAGGACATCGCCGTGACAGGCTCCGTGAACCAGAAGGGCGAGGTGCAGCCCATCGGCGGGGTGAATGAAAAAATCGAGGGGTTCTACCTCTGCTGCAAGCGGGCCGGACTTACAGGGCGTCAGGGCGTGCTCATTCCCCGGGCCAATGTCAAGGATCTGATGCTC is a genomic window of Paucidesulfovibrio gracilis DSM 16080 containing:
- a CDS encoding Lon protease family protein, giving the protein MPSKMDRTIKVPQESLRWKLDPATLPFETTDDLEPPSDIIGQGRGVEAFRFGMGMDRKGYNIFVTGPAGTGKMFTVKKLLKELSDDRATPDDLCYVNNFKHPESPVLLRFAPGRGAAFKKAVQEFLDNVKKEVPQLFESEEYIARKNEIMEAHEKQVREFYKGVEEKVKDTDLVVVNMQMGPVQRPDVVPLVDGEPKRMVEVEEMVEKGRFPQEELERLKQRRLEVKEELDQIVIQVKQLNKEVKDKSEEVDRLMFLALAREHMQPLRDEFCQGDNAEKIERHLDAVLDDMVENMDALKMLGAKPQQAGPMMMMAPPPEVVFHPYQVNLLVDNAEQDGPPVIIESYPTYRNLFGSIERIMDRNGGWRTDFTKIKAGSFVKANGGFLVLNLMDAIMEPGVWQTLKRSLKTEAIEIQTFDPYYFITATGLKPESIPMQVKVVVTGDPRLYHLLRHYDPDTQKIFKVRADIETSMDRTDENVLQVARFVRAVVQRHEHKPFHASAVSRITERAVRMAGRQEKISTAFPRLSDLVDEAAYFASRCSACDTVTAEHVEQAVEAKIHRSNQIEEQLQEMIDRGSLFVDTDGSEVGQINGLAVYSMGDHMFGKPSRITAVTSLGKEGVINIEREADLSGPTHNKGMLILAGWLRRMFAQDKPMALAASIAFEQSYGGVDGDSASSTELYALLSSLSGLPIRQDIAVTGSVNQKGEVQPIGGVNEKIEGFYLCCKRAGLTGRQGVLIPRANVKDLMLRQEVVDAVAEGRFHVWAASSVEQGAELLMGKPAGKRGKNGNYPKTSIFGRADAALAEMAEALQKFGKDDKEEKDS